From Streptomyces yatensis, one genomic window encodes:
- a CDS encoding 3-hydroxybutyrate oligomer hydrolase family protein has protein sequence MSSPRTASAPPRGRPGRHAALGVLSLVGACVLVVASAAAVPAAGAEGTPGGRCPGSALPHVPGAAHQQADCLDELTTAGTVASGHTDPADFAGLTPEGLPTPSGVPGIQIDGYFPDTSTTNANHGWNHDAQFVIRLPDHWNGGLVVSGTPANREQYANDRAISDWVLSRGYAFAATDKGNTGPAFYRDGRGPGGAIAEWNERVTQLTRAARGVVTQRYHRPPVRTLATGLSNGGYLVRWQLENHPELYDGGVDWEGTLWRSDGPNPLTFLPPALRAYPVYAAGGAGAEDARKAMRKAGYPAGSEFLWPYHHQVYWDLTQRIYREEADPDFDGAAEAGTPYCAPGTPGCDADYDYATRPPAVHRAVERIALTGRIGKPLITLHGTLDALLPISKDSDVYARMVRRAGRGALLRYYRIEDGTHVDSLVDAYPDKLRPIVPCHRSAFVALEQWLTGKGRPPADHTVQRPADADPATLLTRCPLD, from the coding sequence ATGTCTTCACCCCGCACGGCCTCCGCCCCACCCCGCGGACGGCCCGGACGGCACGCCGCCCTCGGAGTACTGTCGCTCGTGGGCGCCTGTGTGCTCGTCGTCGCATCGGCCGCGGCGGTGCCCGCGGCCGGCGCGGAGGGGACACCGGGCGGCCGCTGCCCCGGATCCGCCCTGCCGCACGTACCGGGCGCGGCCCACCAACAGGCCGACTGCCTGGACGAATTGACCACGGCCGGAACGGTGGCCTCGGGCCACACCGATCCGGCCGACTTCGCGGGACTCACCCCCGAGGGGCTGCCCACACCGAGCGGCGTTCCCGGGATCCAGATCGATGGCTACTTCCCCGACACCTCGACCACCAACGCCAACCACGGCTGGAACCACGACGCGCAGTTCGTCATCCGGCTGCCCGACCACTGGAACGGCGGTCTGGTGGTCTCCGGAACCCCGGCCAACCGCGAGCAGTACGCCAACGACCGCGCGATCTCCGACTGGGTGCTCTCCCGCGGCTACGCCTTCGCCGCCACGGACAAGGGCAACACCGGCCCCGCCTTCTACCGCGACGGCCGCGGGCCCGGTGGCGCCATCGCCGAGTGGAACGAGCGCGTCACCCAGCTCACCCGCGCCGCCCGGGGCGTCGTCACCCAGCGGTATCACCGGCCCCCCGTCCGCACTCTCGCCACCGGCCTGTCCAACGGCGGCTACCTGGTGCGCTGGCAGCTGGAGAACCACCCCGAGCTGTACGACGGGGGAGTGGACTGGGAGGGCACCCTATGGCGCTCCGACGGCCCCAACCCGCTCACCTTCCTGCCGCCCGCGCTGCGCGCTTACCCGGTGTACGCGGCCGGCGGGGCCGGAGCCGAGGACGCCCGGAAGGCCATGCGCAAGGCCGGCTACCCGGCGGGCTCGGAGTTTCTGTGGCCCTACCACCACCAGGTCTACTGGGACCTGACCCAGCGCATCTACCGCGAGGAAGCCGACCCGGACTTCGACGGGGCGGCCGAGGCGGGCACCCCCTACTGCGCCCCGGGCACCCCCGGCTGTGACGCCGACTACGACTACGCCACCCGGCCGCCCGCGGTCCACCGCGCCGTCGAGCGCATCGCACTGACCGGACGCATCGGCAAACCGCTGATCACCCTGCACGGCACCCTCGACGCGCTGCTGCCCATCAGCAAGGACTCGGACGTCTACGCCCGCATGGTGCGCCGGGCCGGCCGGGGCGCGCTGCTGCGCTACTACCGTATCGAGGACGGCACCCACGTCGACTCCCTCGTCGACGCCTACCCCGACAAGCTCCGCCCGATCGTCCCCTGCCACCGCTCCGCCTTCGTGGCACTGGAACAGTGGCTGACCGGAAAGGGCCGCCCCCCGGCGGACCACACCGTTCAGCGCCCGGCCGACGCGGATCCCGCGACACTGCTCACGAGGTGCCCGCTGGACTAG
- a CDS encoding amidohydrolase — translation MLCTRLTNARFLTMDPDHPVAHDLGVWRGRIVGLDDAVTSLPAREVIDLQGATVLPGFIDPHVHLAWTGFKQRTPSIAGCTRIEEALAAVEEAVTGKGSPGAWVSIAGYDQRALGRHLTAAELDEVSHGRKVFMMHDSGHGCMVNSAVLDLLPADTPHQRGFLAEGAMGAARALRLPYSQAELAEAIGRAARTCLAEGVTACAEAGIGGALFGHSPVELGAYQLAAESGLLPLRVQLMVSADRLRPVGAHEADGIPRALDLGLRTGFGDDRLSVGALKIYTDGGMMARTAALSSPYEGLDHAGELQDDPGTLADTIVDGHLAGWQLAVHAIGDRAADVALDALERAQRLRPRPDARHRIEHAGLIRPDQLPRFARLGISAVVQPNFLRYFGDDYAAIMGEERATWLYRGRAFLDHGIPLVGSSDRPVTDGSPLRAIQFMVDRASESGQVIGPEEGITRDEALRAYTVAGAVACHREDSLGSLAPGKLADLVVLGDDPRRVDTSRIGDIEVVATYVDGRETGIRTG, via the coding sequence ATGCTCTGCACCAGACTGACGAACGCCCGCTTCCTCACCATGGACCCGGACCACCCCGTCGCCCACGACCTGGGCGTGTGGCGGGGCCGGATCGTGGGTCTGGACGACGCCGTGACCTCCCTGCCCGCCCGCGAGGTGATCGATCTGCAGGGCGCCACCGTGCTGCCCGGGTTCATCGACCCCCATGTGCACCTGGCCTGGACCGGGTTCAAGCAGCGGACCCCGAGCATCGCGGGGTGCACGCGGATCGAGGAGGCGCTCGCCGCCGTGGAGGAGGCCGTCACCGGGAAGGGCTCGCCCGGCGCCTGGGTGAGCATCGCCGGCTACGACCAGCGGGCCCTGGGACGCCATCTGACCGCCGCCGAACTGGACGAGGTCAGCCACGGGCGCAAGGTGTTCATGATGCATGACTCCGGCCACGGCTGCATGGTCAACTCCGCCGTGCTCGATCTGCTGCCCGCCGACACCCCGCACCAACGCGGCTTCCTCGCCGAGGGCGCCATGGGCGCCGCCCGCGCCCTACGCCTTCCGTACTCCCAGGCGGAGCTGGCCGAGGCGATCGGCCGCGCCGCCCGCACCTGCCTGGCCGAAGGCGTCACCGCCTGCGCCGAGGCGGGCATCGGCGGCGCCCTCTTCGGCCACAGCCCCGTCGAACTGGGTGCCTACCAACTCGCCGCCGAATCGGGCCTGTTGCCGCTGCGCGTCCAGCTCATGGTGTCCGCCGACCGGCTGCGCCCGGTGGGCGCACACGAGGCCGACGGCATTCCCCGGGCCCTCGACCTCGGTCTGCGCACCGGATTCGGTGACGACCGGCTCTCGGTCGGCGCCCTGAAGATCTACACCGACGGCGGCATGATGGCCAGGACCGCGGCGCTCAGCAGCCCGTACGAAGGGCTGGACCACGCCGGTGAGCTGCAGGACGACCCGGGGACGCTCGCGGACACGATCGTGGACGGCCACCTGGCCGGGTGGCAGCTCGCCGTCCACGCGATCGGCGACCGCGCCGCCGATGTCGCCCTGGACGCCCTGGAACGGGCCCAGCGCCTCCGGCCGCGCCCCGACGCCCGGCACCGCATCGAGCACGCCGGGCTGATCCGCCCCGACCAGCTCCCGCGCTTCGCACGGCTCGGCATCAGCGCCGTCGTCCAGCCCAACTTCCTGCGCTACTTCGGCGACGACTATGCGGCGATCATGGGCGAGGAGCGGGCCACGTGGCTCTACCGCGGCCGGGCCTTCCTGGACCACGGCATCCCCCTCGTCGGCAGCTCCGACCGCCCCGTCACGGACGGATCGCCGCTGCGGGCCATCCAGTTCATGGTCGACCGCGCCTCCGAGTCCGGCCAGGTGATCGGCCCGGAGGAGGGCATCACCCGCGACGAGGCCCTGCGGGCCTACACGGTCGCGGGTGCCGTCGCCTGCCACCGGGAGGACAGCCTGGGCAGCCTCGCCCCGGGCAAACTCGCCGACCTCGTCGTGCTCGGGGACGACCCCCGGCGGGTCGACACCTCGCGCATCGGGGACATCGAGGTGGTGGCGACCTACGTCGACGGCCGGGAGACCGGGATCCGCACGGGATGA
- a CDS encoding alpha/beta hydrolase-fold protein: MRLSATDGENAFVAFGLPGTPGTDEFWAAAGTPASVPADGGGWTTLFLWRGSPATIGFESWSEPVPLRRWGDTDCWYAEVRMPARLRVTYQFLADDAAHADPFNPVGAGGDRSIATTPDAPAQPHWPVLGADAVLPLPHHRIRWNSARLGGRRTVRVHPVGGGGPVVLLLDGDDWLHLHPAMTAFDSAVASGEMPPVTLVFLPSKDREAEFGCGPGLWEAVRDELLPLVAESGAAADPDRLVVAGQSLGGLSALYAALEFPDLISRVACQSGSFWWTPGAMDLPDPMGGPVGGTMAARLRERPDLSGLRVAFDVGEHETRMLPHCELAETLVRQSGATVRVSRSAAGHDRAGWRHALLRDVAWTLG; encoded by the coding sequence ATGCGCCTGAGTGCGACCGATGGGGAGAACGCCTTCGTCGCGTTCGGACTGCCCGGCACACCCGGCACCGACGAGTTCTGGGCGGCGGCGGGGACACCCGCGTCGGTGCCCGCCGACGGCGGCGGATGGACGACCTTGTTCCTGTGGCGCGGCTCTCCCGCGACCATCGGCTTCGAGAGCTGGTCGGAGCCGGTCCCCCTGCGCCGGTGGGGCGATACGGACTGCTGGTACGCCGAGGTGCGCATGCCCGCGCGGCTGCGGGTGACCTACCAGTTCCTCGCGGACGACGCGGCGCACGCCGACCCGTTCAACCCGGTCGGCGCGGGCGGTGACCGGTCCATCGCCACCACCCCGGACGCCCCGGCCCAGCCGCACTGGCCCGTCCTCGGCGCCGATGCCGTACTGCCCCTCCCCCACCACCGGATCCGCTGGAACAGCGCACGACTGGGCGGGCGGCGCACCGTGCGCGTGCACCCGGTGGGTGGCGGCGGACCCGTGGTCCTGCTGCTCGACGGCGACGACTGGCTGCATCTGCACCCGGCCATGACCGCGTTCGACTCGGCCGTCGCCAGTGGCGAGATGCCGCCCGTCACGCTCGTCTTCCTGCCGAGCAAGGACAGGGAGGCCGAGTTCGGGTGCGGCCCCGGGCTGTGGGAGGCGGTCCGGGACGAACTGCTGCCGCTGGTGGCGGAATCCGGCGCGGCCGCCGATCCGGACCGGCTGGTGGTCGCGGGGCAGAGCCTGGGCGGGCTGAGCGCGCTGTACGCGGCGCTGGAGTTCCCGGACCTGATCTCCCGCGTGGCCTGTCAGTCGGGGTCGTTCTGGTGGACACCGGGCGCCATGGACCTGCCGGACCCCATGGGCGGCCCGGTCGGCGGCACCATGGCCGCGCGTCTGCGGGAGCGCCCCGACCTGTCCGGTCTGCGGGTCGCCTTCGACGTGGGGGAGCACGAGACGCGGATGCTCCCCCACTGCGAGCTGGCCGAGACCCTGGTGCGGCAATCGGGCGCGACCGTACGGGTCTCGCGGTCGGCGGCGGGTCACGACCGGGCGGGCTGGCGGCACGCCCTGCTCAGGGATGTGGCCTGGACGCTCGGCTAG
- a CDS encoding ABC transporter ATP-binding protein translates to MTTPDTQRPRPGADILRTALRRNVGAMAWGTVLMGLYQAGETAFPIALGLIVEHTMRDRGLGSLGLAIAALAVIITTVSLSWRFGMRVLQKANTTEAHRWRVKVAAYGLQPVARDVDLKSGEVLTIATEDADQTADIIEVVPLLVSSLVAVLVAAVALGLADVRLGLLVIVGTVAILSILSVLSRRIGSSTREQQARVARAGAKVADLITGLRPLHGFGGNHAAFGSYRRVSTEAKHQAITVAKVNGVYAGTALALNAVLAAAVTLLAGSLAFSGRITVGELVMAVGLAQFIMEPLKLFSEMPKYVMMARASAERMALVLAAPPVAADGRERPAAGGDLDLDCVRYGSLRELKFTVAAGEFVAIAPYQPRAAADLASILAVKVPPAAYEGAVRVGGQELADLSIEAVREHMLVNPYDGEIFAGTLGTNIDPSGTSRMVPEAVEASMLTDVVALHREGLDYGVRDRGANLSGGQRQRLSLARALAADTDVLVLHDPTTAVDAVTEQLIARNIAKLRRDRTTIVITSSPALLNAADRVLVLDDGVITAGDTHRNLLATDQDYCLAVAR, encoded by the coding sequence ATGACCACGCCTGACACCCAGCGGCCCCGCCCGGGGGCCGACATCCTCCGGACCGCACTGCGCCGCAACGTCGGCGCCATGGCCTGGGGCACCGTCCTCATGGGCCTGTACCAGGCCGGTGAGACCGCCTTCCCCATCGCGCTCGGCCTGATCGTCGAGCACACGATGCGGGACCGCGGCCTCGGCTCGCTCGGCCTGGCGATCGCCGCGCTGGCGGTCATCATCACGACGGTGTCGCTGTCGTGGCGGTTCGGGATGCGCGTCCTGCAGAAGGCCAACACCACCGAGGCACACCGCTGGCGGGTGAAGGTCGCGGCCTACGGTCTCCAGCCGGTGGCCAGGGACGTCGACCTCAAGTCCGGCGAGGTGCTGACCATCGCCACCGAGGACGCCGACCAGACCGCCGACATCATCGAGGTGGTGCCGCTGCTGGTCAGCTCGCTGGTGGCGGTGCTGGTCGCGGCGGTCGCGCTGGGCCTGGCCGATGTCCGGCTCGGCCTGCTGGTGATCGTGGGCACCGTCGCGATCCTTTCGATCCTGAGCGTGCTCTCCAGGCGGATCGGCTCCAGCACCCGCGAACAGCAGGCCCGGGTGGCGCGGGCGGGGGCGAAGGTCGCGGACCTGATCACCGGCCTGCGCCCGCTGCACGGCTTCGGCGGCAACCACGCGGCGTTCGGTTCCTATCGCAGGGTCAGCACGGAGGCGAAACACCAGGCGATCACCGTCGCCAAGGTCAACGGCGTGTACGCGGGCACCGCACTGGCCCTCAACGCGGTCCTCGCCGCCGCCGTGACCCTGCTGGCGGGCTCACTGGCCTTCAGCGGCCGGATCACCGTCGGGGAACTCGTCATGGCCGTGGGGCTGGCGCAGTTCATCATGGAACCGCTCAAGCTGTTCTCGGAGATGCCGAAGTACGTGATGATGGCGCGCGCGTCCGCCGAGCGGATGGCGCTGGTGCTGGCCGCCCCGCCGGTGGCGGCCGACGGGCGGGAGCGCCCGGCCGCGGGCGGAGACCTCGACCTCGACTGCGTCCGGTACGGCTCGCTGCGCGAGCTCAAGTTCACGGTGGCCGCCGGCGAGTTCGTGGCGATCGCGCCCTACCAGCCGCGCGCGGCGGCCGACCTCGCGTCGATCCTCGCCGTGAAGGTCCCGCCCGCCGCGTACGAGGGAGCTGTGCGGGTCGGCGGGCAGGAGCTCGCCGACCTGTCGATCGAGGCGGTCCGCGAGCACATGCTGGTGAACCCGTACGACGGGGAGATCTTCGCGGGCACCCTCGGCACGAACATCGATCCCTCGGGCACCAGCCGGATGGTCCCCGAGGCCGTCGAGGCGTCCATGCTGACCGACGTCGTCGCCCTCCACCGCGAAGGACTCGACTACGGCGTCCGCGACCGCGGCGCGAACCTCTCCGGGGGACAGCGCCAGCGGCTGTCCCTGGCCCGCGCCCTCGCCGCCGACACCGACGTCCTCGTCCTGCACGACCCGACAACGGCCGTCGACGCCGTCACCGAACAGCTCATCGCGCGCAACATCGCGAAGCTGCGCCGGGACCGCACCACCATCGTCATCACCAGCAGCCCGGCGCTCCTGAACGCCGCCGACCGGGTCCTCGTCCTGGACGACGGCGTCATCACCGCCGGAGACACCCATCGCAACCTCCTCGCCACCGACCAGGACTACTGCCTGGCGGTGGCCCGGTGA